DNA from Candidatus Dependentiae bacterium:
TCCTTCTTCTGTAGCTATTTCTTCTATAACAGATTTAATTGTAGGAATGAGGTTGTGTATGTTTTGCCAAATGTATATGCCAACTGCAATTTGTAACGCGGTTTTACCAAGTTCATAAGGAGCTTTTGCCGTTTCTGTGATTGGTTTAGAATATGCATGAATCCAACCAAATAAACCAGCAGGTGATGAGCACTCTTTTACGTTTACTTTTTTGGTTATTGGATCAACACGAACTGAGTTGGATGAATTGCCAGGGATACCAACAACACCATCCTCAATAATCCAGTAAATATTTTTTATAATGTAGCGAAATTGTTCCATTAAGCCACTTATACTACGAATACGAATCTTTAGGTCTTTAAAGCGTAATGAGTAGCGTGCTTTAAAATTTTTGTTAGGAACTTTGCAGTTATAACTGAAAATACAATAAGCTAAAAATGGAACTATAATACCGCTTGCAACCAATAATGGTTCATCAGCAATCATGTTAATTATGTTTCCGACATGTCTATCGATTAATTCTATTGATACAGCATGTGTTGTCTGAGCACTTCCTGCGAGTGCAGCAATAAAAATCAAAGAAAGCATCGTATTCTTTTTGTAACATAACATAACCAATACACCTTTCGTGTATAAAATCGAATAAAATTAATATAACACATGCTTACATACAACCCATAGTTTACATACCATATATGTATATAGCTTTTGTGCCGCATAGCTTAGAAAAGTTTTATTTTTTTGTCAATCTGTATGTACATGATCAAACCAAAATAAAACAAAGGTGTACATATACCATGCAGCAAAAAAGGCCTTACTTAGTAAGGCCTTTTGTAAAAAATATAAAGCTATTATATATGGTATTGTAGCAGCTATATTAACTAAAATATGGTGTAAAAAGTTGCCAATAATATGCAGTTGTTGCAATAAAAAGTGTTGCTATAACTGGTACTTTAATTGGCTTAAAACCAAATAGTTTATAGGAGATATTACACATGGTAAGTGTAATCAAAACAGGGTAACCAATAAACGTTATAGGACCTCCGGTTAGTTCTAATACTTTTCCCAATCCAAATGTAGAGAGTGGTAAGCATAATATGAAAGTTAAAAATAGTGCTTGAATGTAACTGATTTTTCCTTTAAAGATATCATGTTGCAAATATTCACTAAATACAGTGCATAGCGCAATTGATGTTGACAAACACGCCATGAGTACCGCAAGTGAAATAATAATTGCACCGTGTGAACCAAGTACAATAAAAGAAATTTCTCTAAAAATTTCTCCAGCGTGAAATTTTGCTGGGAGTAGTGGGCCAAAATGAACGCCTAGATAGCTTAAGCCAATATAAATGGCGGCAAGCAGGCTTAAGCCAATGCCACCAGCTTTTAGCCCCATTATTGCACGCTTATGCTGTGTGTTTACTTCATCATTGTAAGATTTTTTCAGTATGGTGAGTGCAACATAAGAAAAGAAAATAGCTCCAAGCAAATCAAGTGTTTCATATCCTCGTATTATATTTGATGCAAACGCTTCAATTGGGGAGATGTCAGTCTCCAGTGAAACGTTTGCAAACCATATTCCCTTAACAATGATAGTAACTAAAGATAGTAAAAGGAGTGGGCTAATAACATATCCGAGTAAATCTACAACGCGGCTTTTTTTGTACGTGCATGAAAAAGTAAGTGCAAAAAATAAAACAGCAAAAATAAAAGAAGAAAGCGTGGTATCTTGCTGCAAAAATTGAATAGGTATAAATGGTGCAATCATAGTATGTGATAGCGTTGCGATTCGTGGTATCGCCACGAGTGGACCAATTATAATTAATGAAATTGCAATAACAATGCTACCTGCTATGTCACCAAGTCTGTTAAAAAATAATTTATAATTTTCGTCAAAAAGGATCATACCGACTAAGCCTGCTAGTGGTAAGCAAACGGCGGTAAGTAAAAAGCCAGCCATACCAAAAATATTTTGAGTTCCAGATTGTATACCAACCAAAATTGGATACATTAAGTTTCCTGCACCAAAAAACATAGAAAAAATAGCTAGACCTGTAGAAAGTGTGTGTGATTGCAAAAACCGTTTCATAATACAACCTCATACTGTTGTATGCATTACGTAGCTAAAAAATAAAACGAAAAAACATACATAGATAATGATAAAAAAATAAAGTAAACCGAAAAAATAAATTATAGGGGGATTACCCTAATAAACATACTAAGATGCACGTCGGCGTCACCATAATCACTGAGGTGACAAAACAAGGAATTAAGGACGGGATAAAGCAACAGTCAGTTGATACAGAATAACTTTTTTGTTGAAAAGAAAAGCAACAAACGGGTGGATGTTTCTGATTACTATCCACAGTTTCTCCTTGGTATCTAAGAGATTAATAAAATATACTATGTGCTCTAGTATACGACTTATTTGAGGGATTAGCAAATCAATAAAATATTGTGTCTTGCTATGTTGATATGTATTCTAAAGATACATCTGTAATATAATATAAAAAAAGAGTAAAGGAGCATATTGTGAAGAGTAAAATAATTCTATTAATGCTTTGTATTACCGTAATATCAGTTGTTTGGATTACTCGTGGACAAAAAGAAGAAAAAATGGGTACAAGAGAGTTACGTGTTACCAGTACCGCTTTTAAAGAAGGTGGCAGTATACCCCAAGAGTACACATGTCATGGTGAAGATATTTCACCACCACTACAGTGGGAAAATGAACCGGAAGAGACAAAAAGTTTTGCATTGATTTGCGAAGACCCCGATGCACCAAATGGCATGTGGTTACATTGGACAGTATATAACATACCAAAAGATGTGAAAAATTTTTCTGCAAAAATGGATATAAATAAAATTGGTGCTCAGCAGGGTTTTAACAGCTGGAAACGTGCTGACTATGGTGGGCCGTGTCCGCCAACAGGTTCTCATCGTTATTATTTCAGGGTATACGCATTAGACACTTTTCTTAACGTTAAAGAAAAAATGACAAGAGACAGATTCTACAATGAAGTAAAAAAGCATACTCTGGCCGAAGGTCAATTGATGGGTAGATATCACAAACGTAACAAAGTTAATAAATGATCAATGAAGTTTATAAAAAAGTTTGAGCACCTCACTATAGATGATGTTCCATTAGTTGGTGGAAAAAATGCATCATTGGGGCAAATGATTCGTGAGCTTAGCAAAAAAGATGTATTAATTCCAGCAGGATTTGCGACAACATCGCAGGCATACTGGTACTATCTTGATTACAATAATTTACGTGACAAAATAAAAGCTATTATGGGGCAGCTGACTGATGTGAATAATATAAGTATGCTTCAAAAAGTAGGACAAGAGTCTCGTGATTTGCTTAAAAGTGGAACGTTTCCAGATGATCTGTGTAGAGAGATTGTGCAGGCATATAAAGAACTGTCTGATTACTATAAACAAGAAAACTGTGATGTTGCTGTACGTTCTTCTGCGACAGCAGAAGATTTACCAACGGCCTCTTTTGCTGGGCAGCAAGAAACATTCTTAAATGTTATTGGAGAGCAACAGCTGCTTGAATCGTGTAAAAAATGTATAGCATCGCTTTTTACAAATCGTGCAATTGTCTATCGAGTTCAACAGGGATTTGATCATTTTGATATTGCACTTTCTGTTGGTGTGCAAAAAATGATTCGATCAGATCGGGCAAGCTCTGGTGTTGCTTTTTCTTTAGATACAGAAACTGGTTTTGCAGATTCGGTTATGATTAATTCGTCCTATGG
Protein-coding regions in this window:
- a CDS encoding branched-chain amino acid transport system II carrier protein, whose amino-acid sequence is MKRFLQSHTLSTGLAIFSMFFGAGNLMYPILVGIQSGTQNIFGMAGFLLTAVCLPLAGLVGMILFDENYKLFFNRLGDIAGSIVIAISLIIIGPLVAIPRIATLSHTMIAPFIPIQFLQQDTTLSSFIFAVLFFALTFSCTYKKSRVVDLLGYVISPLLLLSLVTIIVKGIWFANVSLETDISPIEAFASNIIRGYETLDLLGAIFFSYVALTILKKSYNDEVNTQHKRAIMGLKAGGIGLSLLAAIYIGLSYLGVHFGPLLPAKFHAGEIFREISFIVLGSHGAIIISLAVLMACLSTSIALCTVFSEYLQHDIFKGKISYIQALFLTFILCLPLSTFGLGKVLELTGGPITFIGYPVLITLTMCNISYKLFGFKPIKVPVIATLFIATTAYYWQLFTPYFS
- a CDS encoding YbhB/YbcL family Raf kinase inhibitor-like protein, which codes for MGTRELRVTSTAFKEGGSIPQEYTCHGEDISPPLQWENEPEETKSFALICEDPDAPNGMWLHWTVYNIPKDVKNFSAKMDINKIGAQQGFNSWKRADYGGPCPPTGSHRYYFRVYALDTFLNVKEKMTRDRFYNEVKKHTLAEGQLMGRYHKRNKVNK